The Halorussus gelatinilyticus genome contains the following window.
GCCGGGCGGTCGAGCGCGAACGCACTCGCATCGAGGAACTGATGCAAAAAGACGAGGGCATCAAGCACTCGGACCTCCGGGCGGACCTCCAGCAGTCGATGACCGAGAACGTCAACGTCTTCCGGAACGAGGACGGTCTGAAGCAGGCGCTCGAGGACATCCGCGAAGTCCGGGAGGCGTATCAGGACGTGTACGTCAACGACCCGTCGCGGACGTTCAACACGGACCTCATCCACACCATCGAGACGCGCAACCTCATCGACCTCGCGGAGGCCATCACGCTCGGCGCGCTGGCCCGCGACGAGTTCCGCGGTGCCCACTGGCGACAGGAGCACCAGGAGCGCAAGGACGACGAGTGGCTCAAGCACACGATGCTGTCGTGGAACGACGGCACGCCGGAACTGTGGTACAAGCCGGTCATCCTCGAAGGCGAGGACAAGACCTACGAGCCGAAGGAACGCTCGTACTGACCGACTCTTCGTTTCTCTCGACGTTCGGTCTCCGGTAACTCGGAGTAGCGACGCTGCGCGGCCGCCCGACTTCAGCAGACTCGACCGACGGGACGGCTATCGACCGAGACCGCAGAGTCGCGGCGCTGTGTTTGTTCGTCCCGGCATCGCACTTCGACTCTCCGACGACGTACCGAACGCCGAGGAAGAGGATTCGTTTTTAGAGACGAAGGACAGCGACTCACGCGTACAAATCGTTCGTTTCGCTCATCCCGCCAGTCCGAGCGCCGCGAGCAGGTCGATACCCGCGTCGAAGTACTCGACCGCCCTGTATCCGAGATAGACGCCGACGATGCCGACCAAACCGGGGAGTTCGGGCGGCGCGGGCAGCGGGATGCCGAGGAAAGTGAACAGCGCGCCCGTCAAAAACCCCGTCAGCAGCGCGAGGAGCGTGAGTATCACGTTCATCGGTAACGTCGTTCGCGGAGGAGCGAGAAGGGAGTTCTGATTCGGGTCGAACGTCGGGAGAGTCGCTCAACGCGTGACGCGACTGGCGTCGGCGTCGAGGGAGAAGTAGGGCGGCTATCGCGCTATCGCCACTGCGAGAGCGTCCGGGACTCTTCGAACGGCATCGCCAGATACGCTTCGTCGTTCGACACGTCGGCGATGACCGTCGTGCGTTCGTCGTCCGTGTCGTCCACGGCGAACATGACTTCGCCGTCTTCGAACGATTCGTCCAGTTCTGCGGTGGGGAGTGTCCAACTCAGGGTTAATCACCGAGGTTCGGTCTTCGTACTTCAGTTTTAGAGGCGAGAGGGACTTTAGTATACACTACCCTCCCGCCCGTAACGGAACGTTACGCGCACCGTACCGCCGTAAAACGGATCGAAACAGAAAATTACTGATAGGTGTGCGAGCCGTCGTCGGCCATATTTCCGGACTGCTAATTTCGCCGCCGGTGGTCACGAAGTGACCGACCGTCAGTCGCGGAGTCGGACCGCGACCAGCGCGGCGGCCAGTAGCGCGACCAACGTCACGCCCGCGCCGAATCCGGGCACGCCGCCGTCGGCATCTGCCGTCTCGGTCGCCTCGGTCGTCGCCGGTTCGTCCTGCGCGGCCACCTCGACCTGCACCTCCTTCGTCACGGTCGCGCCGTACTCGTCTTCGACGACGACGGTGACGGTCCGAGTGCCGGGCGACCCGAAGCTGTGTTCGACGGACTTCCCGGTCACTTCGCCGTCGCCGAACTTCCACGTCACCGTCACGTCGCCGACGTCGTCGGAGACGTTCGCCGAGAAACTCCCGGCCTTGCCGACCGTCACGGAGTCGGGCGTCCGAACCGCGACCTCGGGCCGGTCGTTGACCACGAGCATCTTCGTCGCGGTGTCGCGGAGTCCGTGCTCGTCCGTGACCGTCAGATTCACCGTGCGCTCGCCCGGCGAGTCGAAGCTGAGCGTCGCGGTCTCGCCGGTCGCCGACCGGTCGCCGACCGACCACTCGTAGGCCGCCACGCTCCCGTTCTCGGCGGTCGAGCCGCTCGCGGAGAGTTCGACCGACTCGCCGACCGGCACCGCCGTCTTCGCGTCGATGGTCGCCGAGGGCGCGGGCACGCTCGTCACCGCCAGCGTGCCGGTGCCCGTCACGTCAGCCGAGAGAGTCGCCGTGCCGTTCGCCTCGGAGACGACGCTCGTCGCCAGCAGCGACCATCCCTCGTCGGTCCGCTCGGCGACGCGCACGTCCGAGAGTTCCGCCTCGACCGCGCTCTTCCGGACCGCGAACTCGACCGTCGCAGAGCCGTTGGCCAGCGTCGCGGGACCGTCCATCTCGACCGCGTAGAGCGCGTCGCCCGGCGGCGAGAGGTCGGTCGCGTCGGTCCGCTCCGCGACCGCGAGGACACCCGAGACGTTCGAGTCGGCGAGCGTGACCGCCTGCACGGGTGACTCCTCGAAGGTCACGGTCGTCCCGGTCTGGTTCGCGGCGGCGTCCTCGATGGCGGCCACCGCGGGACCGCCGATCCGGACGACCCACCCGTCGCGGCTCTCGCCGTAACTGGTCGATTCGCCGACCGCGAGGTAGCCGCCGTCGTGGCCCTCGACGACCGGCCAGAACTTGTCCCAGTAGCTGTCGCCGTAGGTCCGCGACCAGTCGCGCTTGCCCGCGGCGTCGGTCTTGACGATCCAGCCGTCCGCGCCCTCGTCGCCGAGGACGTGTTCGGTCCCCGAGAGGACGTAGCCG
Protein-coding sequences here:
- a CDS encoding XapX domain-containing protein is translated as MNVILTLLALLTGFLTGALFTFLGIPLPAPPELPGLVGIVGVYLGYRAVEYFDAGIDLLAALGLAG
- a CDS encoding PKD domain-containing protein; its protein translation is MRRTVLAAAFAALLVAAPMVGSVGASAASPEAANAPGPSERWSQTVGGGDDDKLATGLRVDGGYLAVGWSNSSTDGAHDGYVAMLDRAGETKWERSYGGSGVDRIFDVERVEDGYLLAGMSAEESGGAWDGWLLKIGPDGEKRWSKTYGEAGPDEFWSLAKSGDRIYVSGFSDERGNAEAWAMELTEGGDTVWSETYDTQRANTDEYVNSIFVTDGGDLLMTGTTTSDRVDPADAWVLKVNGDGDREWSKTYGGEEYDRIHDATVASDGGFVLAGRTASKGAGQQDGWMLKITGDGETAWDRTFGTERGDAFYGIHNDPDGGYVLSGTEHVLGDEGADGWIVKTDAAGKRDWSRTYGDSYWDKFWPVVEGHDGGYLAVGESTSYGESRDGWVVRIGGPAVAAIEDAAANQTGTTVTFEESPVQAVTLADSNVSGVLAVAERTDATDLSPPGDALYAVEMDGPATLANGSATVEFAVRKSAVEAELSDVRVAERTDEGWSLLATSVVSEANGTATLSADVTGTGTLAVTSVPAPSATIDAKTAVPVGESVELSASGSTAENGSVAAYEWSVGDRSATGETATLSFDSPGERTVNLTVTDEHGLRDTATKMLVVNDRPEVAVRTPDSVTVGKAGSFSANVSDDVGDVTVTWKFGDGEVTGKSVEHSFGSPGTRTVTVVVEDEYGATVTKEVQVEVAAQDEPATTEATETADADGGVPGFGAGVTLVALLAAALVAVRLRD
- a CDS encoding DUF7556 family protein; this translates as MSWTLPTAELDESFEDGEVMFAVDDTDDERTTVIADVSNDEAYLAMPFEESRTLSQWR